Below is a genomic region from Spirosoma radiotolerans.
CAATGGCGAAACCGGTTCGCCTATATGATGAAGAACCCCCTGCTGGGAAAGTTCTTTGACCAGATCAGCAGTTCAACCTATCATCATCAATTTCTTGACATGTTCACTTCCGGGTCGGATGGCTTTCTTCAACCATTCAAAAGCAATATGGAGCGTTTTATCAGCAATGCGGTAAAGCGGGGCGAAATAGATGACATGACCATTGACGTTTACTGGGCCATCGCTTTCGGCCCTTTGTACACGCTTATGCGGTTCCACCACCAGGGTCGCAGTATAACAGGCCTACCGTTCAAGGTTACAGAAGAATTGATCTGGTCGGCTTTTGATCGGGTAATAAAAGCGCTAAAAAACTAAGGTTTCACTACACAACATATACCTTATGACAAGATCCTTTTTAATGATCGGACAATCAAATATGGCCGGAAGAGGATACCTGAAGGATGTAAAACGGATCTACGACGAACAGATCAGGATGTTGGTCAACGGACGCTGGCAGACGATGACTGAACCCATTAATTACGACAGGCCTACCGCGGGTGTAGGGCTTGCCGCATCGTTTGCAGGTGCCTGGCGATTAAAAAATGAGCCTGAGCAGATCGGTCTCATTCCCTGCGCTGACGGGGGCACCAGTCTGGATGACTGGGGTGTCGGCGGAGCACTTTTCGACAATGCGGTAGTCCAGGCCAAACTTGCCCAGCGAACAAGCGAACTTGACGGGATCTTGTGGCATCAGGGAGAGAATGATAGTGTGGCCGGGCGTTCCGATGCTTATTACGACAAGCTATGCATTATCGTGGATGCGCTTCGGCTGGAGTTAAACACGCCAGAAATTCCTTTTATCGCAGGTGGGCTCGGCGACTTTTTGAGTAGCGGCAGGTATGGCAACTATTTTACGGAATATAACGAGGTCAATCGGGCGCTGCAAACGTATGCACAGACCAAGCCGAACGCTTATTTTGTAACCTCGAACGGACTTACTGCAAATGCCGACGGACTTCATTTTGATGCCCTGTCACAACGCAAATTCGGGATCCGTTATTTTGACGCTTTTCATGGTAGAAAAAGTGTTTTATCTCCGCTTCCCGACGAATTAGATTTGATCGTCACTATACAAGATAGGGCCTTAACAAAAAATGAGAAAAGTACGTTATTGGAAATCAGTTTTGCACGCGGTGAACTAGCACTTCATGAACTTGAAGAACAATTAGCAAAGCTTGAACAATGAAGCGAAGGTGGCCAGAATAGGTAGGATCACCGCAGGCGTATGCGACTAATCCAAGGCATCCATTACTCCCAACGTGTCCAACTTACAATAAGCG
It encodes:
- a CDS encoding TetR/AcrR family transcriptional regulator — protein: MRTRDVSKEQLVKQKAIEIIVKHGLEGFTINKLAKACGISVGTPYVYYKDKDDLILKIVLEEGTLMEAAMNQDFDPDATLEDGLRVQWRNRFAYMMKNPLLGKFFDQISSSTYHHQFLDMFTSGSDGFLQPFKSNMERFISNAVKRGEIDDMTIDVYWAIAFGPLYTLMRFHHQGRSITGLPFKVTEELIWSAFDRVIKALKN
- a CDS encoding sialate O-acetylesterase, producing MTRSFLMIGQSNMAGRGYLKDVKRIYDEQIRMLVNGRWQTMTEPINYDRPTAGVGLAASFAGAWRLKNEPEQIGLIPCADGGTSLDDWGVGGALFDNAVVQAKLAQRTSELDGILWHQGENDSVAGRSDAYYDKLCIIVDALRLELNTPEIPFIAGGLGDFLSSGRYGNYFTEYNEVNRALQTYAQTKPNAYFVTSNGLTANADGLHFDALSQRKFGIRYFDAFHGRKSVLSPLPDELDLIVTIQDRALTKNEKSTLLEISFARGELALHELEEQLAKLEQ